From a region of the Bradyrhizobium diazoefficiens genome:
- a CDS encoding uracil-DNA glycosylase yields MTTSRSEAVRPSCRPLTVVPDRDCPLCPRLVAFREANRIREPLWHNAPVAPFGDIKARLLIVGLAPGMQGANRTGRPFTGDYAGDLLYATLLEYGFAKGAYQARPDDGLKLIDCRIANAVHCVPPQNKPLPVEINTCRQFLVANLETMPKLRAIIALGRIAHDSVLKPLKLKASQAPFGHGAVHQAGAFRLYDSYHCSRYNTNTGVLTADMFRSVFAKVKADLD; encoded by the coding sequence ATGACGACTTCGAGGAGTGAGGCGGTCCGGCCAAGCTGCCGCCCTCTCACCGTCGTTCCCGACCGTGATTGTCCGCTCTGTCCGCGCCTGGTTGCCTTTCGCGAGGCAAATCGCATACGCGAGCCCTTGTGGCACAATGCGCCGGTAGCGCCCTTCGGCGACATCAAGGCGCGCCTTTTGATCGTCGGCCTCGCGCCGGGGATGCAGGGCGCCAACCGCACGGGACGGCCGTTCACCGGAGATTACGCCGGCGACCTGCTCTATGCCACGCTGCTGGAATACGGCTTTGCCAAGGGCGCCTATCAGGCGCGTCCCGATGACGGCCTCAAGCTGATCGACTGCCGGATCGCCAATGCAGTGCATTGCGTGCCGCCGCAGAACAAGCCGCTGCCGGTCGAGATCAACACCTGCCGGCAGTTTCTCGTCGCGAATCTCGAGACGATGCCGAAGCTGCGCGCGATCATCGCGCTCGGGAGAATTGCGCACGACAGCGTGCTCAAGCCGCTCAAGCTGAAGGCCTCCCAGGCCCCGTTCGGCCACGGCGCGGTGCATCAGGCCGGCGCGTTCAGGCTCTACGACAGCTATCACTGCTCGCGCTACAACACGAACACCGGCGTGCTGACGGCGGACATGTTCCGGTCGGTGTTCGCGAAGGTGAAGGCGGACCTCGATTAG
- a CDS encoding peroxiredoxin, with translation MTQRNLLEVDWSQIPAPVDDGAAAHLAGMVLPPIGLLATNDTSVTLSALRGRTVVFAYPRTGEPGKIALVDDWDMIPGARGCTPQTCAFRDLFAELKAAGAAQVFGLSTQSNEYQTEMASRLHLPFPVLSDEKLALTRALNLPTMEVAGLTLIKRLALIIDDAKVTRVFYPVFPPDRNAGDVLDWLKANPAKGSSAKVG, from the coding sequence ATGACCCAGCGGAACCTGCTCGAGGTCGATTGGAGCCAGATTCCCGCACCCGTCGATGACGGCGCGGCGGCCCATCTCGCAGGCATGGTGCTGCCTCCGATCGGCCTGCTCGCGACCAACGACACCTCGGTGACCCTGTCGGCGCTGCGCGGCCGAACCGTGGTGTTCGCCTATCCGCGCACGGGCGAACCCGGCAAGATAGCGCTGGTGGACGATTGGGACATGATCCCGGGGGCACGTGGTTGCACGCCCCAGACGTGTGCGTTTCGCGACCTGTTCGCCGAGCTGAAGGCCGCCGGAGCCGCCCAGGTGTTCGGCCTCTCGACCCAGAGCAACGAATACCAGACCGAGATGGCCTCGCGGCTGCATCTGCCGTTCCCTGTGCTGTCGGACGAGAAGCTGGCGCTCACGCGCGCCCTGAATTTGCCGACGATGGAGGTCGCAGGCCTGACGCTGATCAAGCGCCTTGCGCTGATCATCGACGACGCCAAGGTCACGCGGGTGTTCTACCCGGTGTTCCCGCCCGACCGGAATGCGGGCGACGTCCTCGACTGGTTGAAAGCCAATCCGGCCAAGGGATCGTCCGCCAAGGTCGGATGA
- the smpB gene encoding SsrA-binding protein SmpB, giving the protein MVDKNERPIKVMAENRKARFNYAIEDTVEAGIALTGTEVKSIRNGKSTIAESYADSKDGEIWLINATIPEYLQGNRFNHEPKRPRKLLLHRRQINKLMGAVDREGMTLIPLKLYFNERGRAKLQLAIAKGKKLHDKRETEKKRDWSREKGRLMRARG; this is encoded by the coding sequence ATGGTCGATAAAAACGAACGTCCAATCAAGGTCATGGCGGAAAATCGCAAGGCCCGCTTCAACTATGCGATCGAGGACACGGTCGAGGCGGGCATTGCGCTGACCGGCACCGAGGTCAAGTCGATCCGCAACGGCAAGAGCACGATCGCGGAATCCTACGCCGATTCCAAGGACGGTGAGATCTGGCTGATCAACGCCACCATTCCCGAATACCTTCAGGGCAACCGCTTCAATCACGAGCCGAAGCGGCCGCGGAAACTGCTGCTCCATCGCCGGCAGATCAACAAGCTGATGGGCGCCGTCGACCGCGAGGGCATGACGCTGATCCCGCTCAAGCTCTATTTCAATGAGCGCGGCCGCGCCAAATTGCAGCTGGCGATTGCAAAGGGCAAGAAGCTGCATGACAAGCGCGAGACCGAGAAGAAGCGTGACTGGAGCCGGGAGAAGGGGCGCCTGATGCGGGCGAGGGGCTGA
- the mscL gene encoding large conductance mechanosensitive channel protein MscL, which produces MLKEFREFAMKGNVVDLAVGVIIGAAFGAIVNSLVGDVITPVIGAVTGGLDFSNYFTPLSAKVTATNLADAKKQGAVLAWGNFLTLTINFIIVAFVLFLVIRAMNTLKRKEAAAAAAPPKPSAEVELLTEIRDLLKK; this is translated from the coding sequence ATGCTTAAGGAGTTCCGCGAGTTCGCCATGAAGGGCAACGTCGTCGACCTGGCGGTCGGCGTCATCATCGGCGCGGCCTTCGGCGCCATCGTCAACTCGCTGGTCGGCGACGTCATCACGCCGGTCATCGGCGCCGTCACCGGCGGGCTCGACTTCTCGAACTACTTCACCCCCTTGTCGGCGAAGGTCACAGCCACCAACTTAGCTGATGCGAAAAAGCAAGGCGCCGTCCTTGCTTGGGGCAACTTCCTCACACTGACGATCAACTTCATCATCGTCGCCTTCGTGTTGTTCCTGGTGATCCGCGCCATGAACACCCTGAAACGCAAGGAGGCGGCGGCGGCCGCCGCGCCGCCGAAGCCGTCGGCCGAGGTCGAGCTGCTGACCGAGATCCGCGACCTCCTCAAGAAGTGA
- the dapA gene encoding 4-hydroxy-tetrahydrodipicolinate synthase has protein sequence MAAKTKFRGSFTALVTPFKNGSLDEAAFRSLVNWQISEGTNGLVPVGTTGESPTLSHDEHKKVVEWCIAEAKGRVPVIAGAGSNSTKEAIELSQHAENAGADAVLVVTPYYNKPTQEGMYQHFKAINDAIGIPIIIYNIPPRSVIDMSVDTMTRLWELKNIAGVKDATASMVRVSQQRAAMGEEFNQLSGEDATILGYMAHGGHGCISVTSNVAPRLCSEFHVAWQKGDHATALKLHDKLMPLHNNLFIESNPAPIKYAMSLLGKLDETLRLPMVPVSESTRVAVRSAMVHAGLIN, from the coding sequence ATGGCAGCCAAGACGAAATTCCGGGGGTCGTTCACCGCCTTGGTCACGCCGTTCAAGAACGGCTCGCTGGACGAGGCGGCGTTCCGCTCGCTGGTCAACTGGCAGATTTCAGAGGGCACCAACGGGCTGGTCCCGGTCGGCACCACCGGCGAGAGTCCGACGCTCAGCCATGACGAGCACAAGAAGGTCGTCGAATGGTGCATCGCTGAAGCCAAGGGCCGCGTGCCTGTCATCGCAGGTGCCGGCTCCAACTCGACCAAGGAGGCGATCGAGCTCTCGCAGCACGCCGAGAACGCGGGCGCGGACGCCGTGCTGGTCGTGACGCCCTACTACAACAAGCCGACCCAGGAAGGGATGTACCAGCACTTCAAGGCGATCAACGACGCCATCGGCATTCCGATCATCATCTACAACATCCCGCCGCGCTCGGTGATCGACATGTCGGTCGACACCATGACGCGGCTGTGGGAGCTGAAGAACATCGCCGGCGTCAAGGACGCCACCGCCAGCATGGTGCGTGTGTCGCAGCAGCGCGCGGCGATGGGCGAGGAGTTCAACCAGCTCTCCGGCGAGGACGCCACCATCCTCGGCTACATGGCCCATGGCGGCCACGGCTGCATCTCGGTCACCTCGAACGTCGCGCCGCGCCTGTGCTCGGAGTTCCACGTTGCCTGGCAGAAGGGCGACCACGCCACCGCCTTGAAGCTGCACGACAAGCTGATGCCGCTGCACAACAACCTGTTCATCGAGAGCAATCCGGCACCGATCAAATATGCGATGTCGCTGCTCGGCAAGCTGGACGAGACGCTGCGGCTGCCGATGGTGCCGGTTTCCGAATCGACCCGCGTTGCAGTGCGCAGCGCCATGGTGCACGCCGGCCTGATCAACTGA
- a CDS encoding lytic transglycosylase domain-containing protein → MTSFLRAARRSTALVVCLIAGLSVGGTVLAKSNEAPQEAIKDTAKPTARDTATGSSKETNKETSKGTGKQPSKDAAKGKSKGAASAPARDAAKKPARNAGKDIGKDAGKARAKDMPKPAAAAAAPKPRPAAKSSSPHSAPAVTATVRPSSTAPVLAPATRQHAAPRKPVVPAAVAATSSTSQADKDTLASVIELVHKRKSGDATNAAAGISDPVARKLAEWIILRSEDNGATVERYRAFLSANPSWPSQTFLRRRLEAAMWDDRRDDSVAWSWFENESPISAKGRFALAKAMLARGDRANAERLVREAWRSDPMSEDTENNALDQFGALLTPGDQKARMDTLLYGSEHEAALRAANRLGAGYVALARARIAAYKKAPNTRALLDAVPRELHGDPGFIFSKIQLLRREEKFAEAAQLMLSAPRDPNRLYNLDEWWIERRLLARKMIDTEQFRSAYLIARDAALPSRDIYKTEQEFTAGWIALRFLNDPAAAAQHFARIGVGSVNPTTLARAGYWQGRAAEAAGRQQEARNAYARAAEQSTSYYGQLARAKLGLPQIGLNSQPRGRGAERLEIVRAAQLLYELDERALAVPMLADMGENGDPEVLAGLGELTQHYGDARGMLLVGKAALNRGLPFDFYAYPVNGIPRFTQIGPEVERSIVYAIARQESAFNPSVVSPARAYGLMQVTPDAARYVCKRHGATYDLARLKNDSSYNATLGAAELGGLLEDYRGSYIMTFAAYNAGRGSVRKWIDRYGDPRDPKVDAVDWVELIPFSETRNYVQRIMENLQVYRARFGGGSRLQIEADLRRGAGSVE, encoded by the coding sequence GTGACCTCATTCCTTCGCGCCGCTCGGCGATCCACCGCTCTGGTTGTGTGCCTGATCGCGGGGCTGTCGGTCGGGGGCACCGTCCTTGCCAAGTCCAATGAGGCGCCCCAGGAGGCGATCAAGGACACCGCAAAGCCAACCGCCAGGGACACCGCGACGGGATCGTCCAAGGAAACCAACAAGGAAACCAGCAAGGGAACCGGCAAGCAACCGTCGAAGGACGCGGCCAAGGGTAAGAGCAAAGGTGCAGCTAGCGCCCCGGCCAGGGACGCTGCGAAGAAACCGGCCAGGAACGCCGGCAAGGATATTGGCAAAGACGCCGGGAAAGCACGCGCCAAGGACATGCCCAAGCCTGCGGCAGCGGCCGCGGCGCCCAAACCGCGGCCGGCCGCCAAGAGTTCGTCCCCGCATTCCGCGCCGGCCGTGACTGCCACCGTAAGACCGTCTTCCACAGCCCCTGTGCTGGCTCCGGCGACCCGCCAGCATGCCGCGCCGCGCAAGCCGGTCGTACCGGCCGCGGTCGCCGCGACGTCGTCGACGTCGCAGGCCGACAAGGACACCCTGGCGAGCGTCATCGAACTCGTGCACAAGCGCAAGTCGGGGGACGCCACCAACGCCGCAGCCGGCATCTCGGATCCGGTCGCGCGAAAACTCGCCGAATGGATCATCCTGCGCAGCGAGGACAATGGCGCGACCGTGGAGCGCTACCGCGCCTTCCTCTCCGCCAATCCGAGCTGGCCGTCGCAGACCTTCCTGCGCCGCCGCCTTGAAGCTGCGATGTGGGACGACAGGCGCGACGATTCCGTGGCGTGGTCGTGGTTCGAGAACGAGTCTCCGATCTCGGCCAAGGGTCGCTTCGCGCTCGCCAAGGCGATGCTGGCGCGCGGCGACCGCGCCAACGCCGAACGGCTGGTGCGCGAGGCCTGGCGCAGCGATCCGATGTCGGAGGACACCGAGAACAACGCGCTCGACCAGTTCGGCGCCCTGCTGACGCCGGGCGACCAGAAGGCGCGGATGGACACGCTGCTCTATGGCAGCGAGCACGAGGCCGCGTTGCGCGCGGCAAACCGCCTCGGTGCCGGCTATGTCGCACTCGCCAGGGCCCGCATCGCCGCCTACAAGAAGGCGCCGAACACGCGCGCCCTGCTCGACGCGGTACCGCGCGAGCTGCACGGCGACCCCGGCTTCATCTTCAGCAAGATCCAGCTCCTGCGCCGCGAGGAGAAGTTCGCCGAGGCAGCCCAGCTCATGCTGTCCGCGCCGAGAGATCCGAACCGCCTCTACAATCTCGACGAATGGTGGATCGAGCGGCGCCTTTTGGCGCGCAAGATGATCGACACCGAGCAATTCCGCAGCGCCTATCTGATCGCGCGCGACGCGGCGCTGCCCTCGCGCGATATCTACAAGACCGAGCAGGAGTTCACCGCCGGGTGGATCGCGCTGCGCTTCCTCAACGACCCCGCCGCAGCCGCCCAGCATTTCGCCCGGATCGGCGTCGGCAGCGTCAATCCGACAACGCTGGCGCGCGCCGGCTATTGGCAGGGCCGCGCCGCGGAAGCCGCAGGCCGGCAGCAGGAGGCGCGCAACGCCTATGCCCGCGCAGCCGAGCAATCCACGAGCTATTACGGCCAGCTCGCGCGCGCCAAGCTCGGCCTGCCGCAGATCGGACTCAACAGCCAGCCGCGCGGGCGCGGCGCCGAGCGGCTCGAGATCGTGCGCGCTGCGCAGCTGCTCTACGAGCTCGACGAGCGTGCGCTCGCCGTCCCGATGCTCGCCGACATGGGCGAGAACGGCGATCCCGAGGTGCTCGCTGGCTTGGGTGAGCTGACCCAGCACTACGGCGACGCGCGCGGCATGCTGCTGGTCGGCAAGGCCGCACTCAATCGCGGTCTGCCGTTCGACTTCTACGCCTATCCCGTCAACGGCATTCCGCGGTTCACGCAAATCGGCCCCGAGGTCGAGCGCAGCATCGTCTACGCCATCGCCCGGCAGGAGAGTGCGTTCAATCCCTCGGTGGTCTCGCCGGCGCGGGCCTACGGGCTGATGCAGGTGACGCCGGACGCGGCGCGCTATGTCTGCAAGCGGCACGGAGCGACCTACGACCTGGCGCGGCTCAAGAATGATTCGTCCTACAACGCAACGCTCGGCGCGGCCGAGCTCGGCGGCCTGCTCGAGGACTATCGCGGCTCCTACATCATGACCTTTGCCGCCTACAATGCCGGCCGCGGCAGCGTGAGGAAGTGGATCGACCGCTACGGCGATCCGCGCGACCCGAAGGTCGATGCGGTCGACTGGGTGGAGCTGATTCCGTTCTCCGAGACGCGCAACTACGTGCAGCGGATCATGGAGAACCTTCAGGTCTACCGCGCCCGCTTCGGCGGCGGTTCGCGGTTGCAGATCGAAGCCGACCTGCGCCGCGGCGCCGGCAGCGTGGAGTAG
- a CDS encoding DUF3551 domain-containing protein: protein MLRAVGALAVAAVILSGVPGGGSPAYGKNRHHSRPQASGIQDRYCLQGRRWGYPGNCQFSTYSQCMATASGTIDACGLNPTYAFQEWKGPRW, encoded by the coding sequence ATGTTGCGCGCAGTTGGTGCACTCGCGGTTGCAGCCGTAATCTTGTCCGGTGTTCCAGGCGGTGGCTCGCCCGCCTACGGCAAGAACCGCCACCATTCCCGACCGCAAGCGTCCGGCATTCAGGACCGCTATTGCCTGCAGGGACGACGGTGGGGGTATCCCGGCAACTGCCAGTTTTCCACTTACAGCCAGTGCATGGCGACCGCGTCGGGCACGATCGATGCCTGCGGCCTGAACCCGACCTACGCCTTCCAGGAGTGGAAGGGTCCAAGATGGTGA
- a CDS encoding DUF3551 domain-containing protein, with protein MNISTIWRRMLSALAATSMVAVVTPGLAPAAAELLDPNYPVCLQQWEWGGSSRISCSYRSWEDCKASAMGLPAMCLTNPYWSQPTSVRPARPPHRRSAPDRMW; from the coding sequence ATGAACATTTCGACGATCTGGAGACGGATGCTGAGCGCGCTCGCAGCGACATCGATGGTTGCTGTGGTTACGCCGGGACTCGCGCCGGCAGCCGCCGAACTCCTGGACCCCAACTATCCGGTGTGCCTCCAGCAATGGGAGTGGGGCGGCAGCAGCAGGATCTCCTGCAGCTATCGGTCATGGGAGGATTGCAAGGCTTCTGCGATGGGATTGCCGGCAATGTGCCTCACGAACCCATACTGGTCCCAGCCGACCTCGGTCCGCCCGGCTCGCCCACCTCACCGCCGGTCCGCCCCCGACAGGATGTGGTGA
- a CDS encoding porin produces MKLVKSLLLGSAAGLIAVGGAQAADLPLKAKAVEYVKICSLYGAGFYYIPGTDTCIKLGGYVRADALANTNSDYGIGQGAPAGAKNRLSNYFQTRARMDFNVDTRTATEYGVVRTYADMIFSYDTPSVTGSTPSTSPSGSASLGLYHAFIQFAGFTLGRTVSIFDAPWQSYPAGGPDFLPGGSNYVTGINQIAYTADFGQGITGSLAVQDQSSGAGGQSNLWNTDVFTAASLIQGTYGASDWGGTRAPDIVGQVRVDQAWGLFQLSAVAHDIHSAYYGTTEVTGHPDDKWGWAVQAALSIKNIPTGAGDSINLQAVYTDGASHYNFQSLFPQNIFMFGGSGVAYQSLGFAGIADGVYAAGTGIDTVKTWGFRGGFTHNWAPGWASGIYGAYAQLKYGNTGKGLICTNFATAFGTAATCNPDFNLAVLGGNLVWTPVKGLAFTADVSYVWLDQKYAGTIVATPASTLAKPTAAYELKDQGNLQLLLRAQRSF; encoded by the coding sequence ATGAAGTTGGTTAAGAGCCTTTTGCTCGGCTCAGCGGCGGGTCTGATCGCCGTGGGCGGAGCGCAGGCAGCCGATCTGCCGTTGAAGGCCAAAGCGGTCGAATACGTGAAGATCTGCTCCCTGTACGGTGCGGGTTTCTACTACATCCCGGGCACTGATACTTGCATCAAGCTGGGTGGCTATGTCCGTGCCGACGCACTGGCGAACACCAACAGCGACTACGGCATCGGTCAGGGCGCCCCGGCGGGTGCCAAGAACCGTCTGAGCAACTACTTCCAGACCCGCGCTCGTATGGACTTCAACGTCGATACGCGCACGGCGACGGAATATGGCGTGGTGCGCACCTACGCCGATATGATCTTCTCCTACGACACCCCGTCCGTCACCGGCAGCACCCCGTCGACGTCTCCGTCTGGTTCGGCCTCGCTCGGCCTCTACCATGCGTTCATCCAGTTCGCTGGTTTCACCCTCGGCCGCACCGTCTCGATCTTCGACGCCCCGTGGCAGAGCTATCCGGCTGGCGGTCCCGACTTCCTTCCGGGCGGCAGCAACTACGTCACCGGTATCAACCAGATCGCCTACACGGCTGACTTCGGTCAGGGCATCACCGGCTCGCTGGCGGTGCAGGACCAGTCGTCGGGTGCCGGCGGTCAGTCGAACCTCTGGAACACTGACGTCTTCACGGCTGCGTCCCTCATCCAAGGCACCTACGGTGCGTCGGACTGGGGTGGCACGCGCGCGCCCGACATCGTCGGTCAGGTGCGTGTCGACCAAGCCTGGGGTCTGTTCCAGCTGTCGGCCGTCGCGCATGACATCCACTCGGCCTACTATGGCACGACGGAAGTCACCGGCCACCCCGACGACAAGTGGGGCTGGGCTGTGCAGGCTGCTCTGTCGATCAAGAACATCCCGACCGGTGCGGGTGACTCGATCAACTTGCAGGCCGTCTACACCGACGGTGCCTCGCACTACAACTTCCAGAGCTTGTTCCCGCAGAACATCTTCATGTTCGGCGGCAGCGGCGTTGCGTATCAGAGCCTCGGCTTCGCCGGTATCGCTGATGGCGTCTACGCTGCAGGCACCGGGATCGACACCGTCAAGACCTGGGGCTTCCGTGGTGGTTTCACCCACAACTGGGCTCCGGGTTGGGCGTCGGGCATCTACGGCGCCTATGCTCAGCTCAAGTACGGTAACACCGGCAAGGGCCTGATCTGCACCAACTTTGCTACCGCTTTTGGCACCGCGGCGACTTGTAACCCGGACTTCAATCTTGCGGTTCTCGGCGGCAACTTGGTCTGGACCCCGGTCAAGGGCCTCGCCTTCACGGCTGACGTGAGCTACGTCTGGCTCGACCAGAAGTACGCGGGTACGATCGTTGCTACGCCGGCCTCCACGCTTGCGAAGCCGACAGCCGCGTATGAGCTGAAGGATCAGGGCAACCTCCAGCTGTTGCTCCGCGCTCAGCGCAGCTTCTAA